A genomic window from Sorex araneus isolate mSorAra2 chromosome 2, mSorAra2.pri, whole genome shotgun sequence includes:
- the LOC101546256 gene encoding putative olfactory receptor 2W6 produces the protein MDNDNTSSFEGFILVGFSDRPQLELALFVVVLTFYLLTLFGNVTIVLLSALDSRLHTPMYFFLANLSFLDMCFTTGTIPQMLYNLWGPDKTISYLGCAIQLYFVLALGGVECILLAVMAYDRYVAVCKPLHYTVIMHPRLCGQLASMAWLSGFGNSLIMAPQTLMLPRCGHRRVDHFLCEMPALIGMACIDTMNLEALAFALAIFIILAPLILILISYSYIARAVLKIKSASGRKKAFNTCSSHLIVVCLFYGTIIYMYLQPANTYSQDQGKFLTIFYTIVTPSVNPLIYTLRNKDVKEAMKKVLGKASAEI, from the coding sequence ATGGACAACGACAACACAAGCTCCTTTGAGGGCTTCATCCTCGTGGGCTTCTCTGACCGTCCCCAACTGGAGCTGGCCCTTTTTGTTGTCGTCCTCACTTTTTATCTGCTGACTCTGTTTGGCAATGTGACCATCGTCTTGCTCTCTGCTCTGGATTCTCGGTTGCACACACCAATGTACTTCTTCTTGGCCAATCTCTCATTCCTGGACATGTGCTTCACCACCGGCACCATCCCTCAGATGCTCTACAACCTTTGGGGCCCAGATAAGACCATCAGCTACCTGGGCTGTGCCATTCAGCTCTACTTCGTCCTCGCCCTGGGCGGGGTGGAGTGTATTCTCTTGGCtgtcatggcctatgaccgctatgtcgCTGTCTGCAAACCCCTACACTACACCGTCATCATGCACCCGCGTCTCTGTGGGCAGCTGGCATCCATGGCATGGCTGAGTGGCTTTGGTAATTCGCTCATCATGGCACCACAGACGTTGATGTTGCCCCGCTGTGGGCACCGGCGGGTGGATCACTTTCTCTGTGAGATGCCGGCACTGATTGGCATGGCCTGTATCGACACCATGAACCTCGAGGCCCTGGCATTTGCCTTGGCCATCTTCATCATCTTGGCACcgctcatcctcatcctcatctctTACAGTTATATCGCACGAGCCGTCCTGAAGATCAAGTCGGCCTCTGGGCGGAAGAAAGCCTTCAACACGTGCAGTTCCCATCTCATTGTTGTCTGTCTCTTCTATGGGACCATCATCTACATGTACCTTCAGCCCGCAAACACTTATTCTCAGGACCAGGGCAAGTTCCTTACCATTTTCTATACAATTGTCACTCCCAGCGTTAACCCTTTGATCTATACCCTGCGAAACAAAGATGTTAAAGAGGCTATGAAGAAAGTGCTAGGCAAGGCAAGcgcagaaatataa